A genomic segment from Clostridium pasteurianum BC1 encodes:
- a CDS encoding gluconate:H+ symporter, translating to MPLFIVLIGVILLLVLMIKFKLNGFISLIFVALVVGIAEGMSPAKTVTSIQNGVGSTLGSLALILGFGAMFGKLIADSGAAQRISRSLINKFGIKRIQWAVVLTGFIVGIAMFYEVGFVLLIPLVFTIAEFAELPLLYIGIPMAAALSVTHGFLPPHPGPVAIATIYGASVSMTLIYGIIIAIPTVIVAGPFLTKFVKGFDHNANSKLFKTEIVSEEEMPSFSTSVLTAIIPPILMAFSAICEMTLAKTSQLRQFAEFVGSPLMAMFISIVVAIFTLGIMRGKKMENVMKSVAEAASGIAMILLIVAGGGALKQVLIDSGVGKYIATIMAGTNISPLILAWTIAAILRLSLGSATVAAMTTAGIVLPMISSSSVNPALMVLATGAGSLIFSHVNDPGFWMFKEYFGLSIGETIKSWSVMETIISVMGLIGVLIINVII from the coding sequence ATGCCATTATTTATTGTACTCATAGGTGTTATATTATTATTAGTACTTATGATTAAGTTTAAGTTAAACGGTTTCATATCATTGATTTTTGTAGCCTTAGTTGTTGGAATCGCTGAAGGAATGTCACCGGCTAAAACCGTAACTTCCATACAAAATGGTGTTGGAAGTACATTAGGGAGCTTAGCATTAATTTTAGGTTTTGGAGCTATGTTTGGAAAACTCATAGCAGACTCAGGAGCAGCCCAGAGAATTTCAAGAAGTCTTATAAACAAATTTGGTATAAAAAGAATACAATGGGCAGTTGTACTTACAGGATTTATTGTAGGAATAGCTATGTTCTATGAAGTTGGATTTGTACTGCTTATACCATTAGTATTTACTATTGCTGAATTTGCTGAGTTACCACTTTTATACATAGGAATTCCTATGGCAGCAGCACTTTCTGTTACACATGGATTTTTACCACCTCATCCAGGCCCAGTAGCGATAGCTACTATATACGGGGCAAGTGTAAGTATGACCTTAATTTATGGAATTATAATAGCTATACCAACAGTAATAGTTGCTGGTCCATTCTTAACTAAATTTGTAAAAGGCTTTGATCATAATGCAAATAGTAAGCTATTTAAAACAGAAATTGTTAGTGAAGAAGAAATGCCAAGTTTTTCAACTAGTGTCTTAACAGCTATCATTCCTCCTATATTAATGGCATTTTCCGCTATATGTGAGATGACATTGGCAAAGACTTCACAATTAAGGCAGTTTGCAGAATTCGTGGGAAGTCCTTTAATGGCAATGTTTATATCTATAGTAGTTGCCATATTTACCTTGGGAATAATGAGAGGTAAAAAGATGGAAAATGTAATGAAAAGCGTAGCCGAGGCTGCCAGTGGAATAGCTATGATATTATTAATAGTAGCAGGAGGTGGTGCTTTAAAACAAGTTCTTATAGACAGTGGAGTTGGTAAATATATAGCTACAATCATGGCGGGAACAAATATATCACCTTTAATTTTAGCATGGACAATAGCAGCTATATTGCGTTTATCCTTGGGGTCAGCAACAGTTGCAGCTATGACTACTGCAGGCATAGTATTACCTATGATTTCTTCATCAAGTGTAAATCCAGCATTAATGGTGTTGGCAACAGGTGCAGGTAGCCTTATATTCTCTCATGTAAACGATCCAGGCTTTTGGATGTTTAAAGAATATTTTGGACTTAGTATTGGAGAGACAATAAAGTCCTGGTCAGTTATGGAAACAATAATTTCAGTTATGGGTTTAATAGGGGTATTGATTATAAATGTAATAATATAG
- a CDS encoding GNAT family N-acetyltransferase — MTLMETERLFIRNFKADDWKDLYEYLSQESVVKDEPYYIYNEDQCKQEALRRSQQNAFWAVCLKENNKLIGNVYFQQQEPKEFLTWEIGYVFNPEYYGKGYATESCKEILNYGFKQLNARRIVAMCNPKNIASWKLLERLAMRKEGHLLNNIFFKYDEERKPIWSDTYEYALLADEWFNFPK; from the coding sequence ATGACATTAATGGAAACAGAAAGACTTTTTATTAGAAATTTTAAGGCAGATGATTGGAAGGATTTATATGAATATCTTTCTCAGGAATCAGTGGTTAAGGATGAGCCATATTATATTTACAATGAAGACCAATGTAAACAAGAAGCACTAAGACGTTCACAGCAAAATGCTTTTTGGGCTGTTTGCTTAAAAGAGAATAATAAATTAATAGGTAATGTGTATTTTCAGCAGCAAGAGCCTAAAGAATTTCTTACATGGGAAATAGGTTATGTTTTTAATCCTGAATATTATGGAAAAGGTTATGCTACAGAAAGCTGCAAAGAGATTTTAAATTATGGATTTAAGCAGCTAAATGCACGCAGAATAGTTGCTATGTGTAATCCTAAAAACATAGCATCCTGGAAATTGTTAGAACGATTAGCAATGCGAAAAGAAGGACATTTGCTAAACAACATATTTTTTAAGTATGATGAAGAAAGAAAGCCCATTTGGAGTGACACATATGAGTATGCACTATTAGCTGACGAATGGTTTAACTTTCCTAAATAA
- a CDS encoding D-amino acid aminotransferase, whose amino-acid sequence MKNLGYYNGEYDLIESMKIPMNDRVCYFGDGVYDATYSRNHNIFALDEHIDRFFNSAGLLQIKIPYTKDELKALLKEMVKKVDSGEQFVYWQVTRGTGMRNHAFPGEDVKANIWIILKPLEIKDMSQKIKLITLEDTRFLHCNIKTLNLLPNVIAAQKTEEAGCQEGIFHRGDRVTECAHSNVSIIKDGIFKTAPADNLILPGIARAHIIKMCKKFDIPVNETPFTLKELMDADEVIVTSSGQFCMVACEIDGKPVGGRASEIVKKLQDALLDEFLEETK is encoded by the coding sequence ATGAAAAATTTAGGATATTACAATGGAGAGTATGATTTGATTGAGAGCATGAAAATACCGATGAATGATCGTGTATGTTATTTTGGTGATGGAGTTTATGATGCTACTTATAGTAGAAATCACAACATATTTGCATTAGATGAGCATATTGATCGTTTTTTTAACAGTGCTGGTTTATTACAAATTAAAATTCCATATACAAAGGATGAACTAAAAGCTTTGCTTAAGGAAATGGTTAAAAAAGTTGACTCTGGAGAGCAATTTGTATATTGGCAAGTTACAAGAGGAACGGGTATGCGTAATCATGCTTTCCCAGGGGAAGATGTAAAGGCAAATATTTGGATTATATTAAAGCCATTAGAAATAAAGGATATGTCACAAAAAATAAAATTAATAACTTTAGAAGATACTAGATTTTTACATTGCAATATAAAAACTTTGAATCTATTACCAAATGTAATTGCAGCACAGAAGACTGAAGAAGCTGGATGTCAAGAAGGGATATTTCATAGAGGTGATAGAGTAACTGAATGTGCACATAGCAATGTATCTATTATAAAAGATGGTATTTTTAAAACAGCCCCAGCAGATAATTTGATTTTACCAGGTATAGCAAGAGCACATATTATAAAAATGTGTAAGAAATTTGATATTCCTGTAAATGAAACACCATTTACTTTAAAAGAATTAATGGATGCAGACGAAGTTATAGTTACAAGTTCAGGTCAATTTTGTATGGTTGCATGTGAAATAGATGGAAAACCTGTAGGTGGAAGAGCATCAGAAATTGTTAAGAAATTGCAAGATGCATTACTGGATGAGTTTTTAGAAGAAACAAAGTAA